A stretch of DNA from Candidatus Binatia bacterium:
CTGGGCAGATTTTGCGGAGCGCGCATGCGGCATCTCCCGCCGCGAGCTGTTCGAGTGGCAACCGCCGACCGAGACCATCGGCAGCGGTTACGTGACCAAGTGGTTTCTCGTACATTGCCCGCCCGAGGAAGCCATTGCTGCATTTCACCTCGGTCCGCCTCCCCAAGCCAAGGCGAAACTCGGAAAGCGGGCGCTGGGAATCGGCCAAGGTGGCGCGGCCGGAGAAGGTTTGCTCGAGGCCCGACCGGGAAAACATCCACTGACGCAGGCTCTGGAACGTTTGGGCCTGGATGCGGACTTAGCGGATTACTTCTTCCGGCTTCATCGTGAGATCGAGCCGTTCGAGCAGGAAGAAGGTTGGGAGTACGTGCCTGAGGTGGTGCAAACCCATGAGCAGCGCCAGCGCTTCAAGCGGGCGTACATCGAAAAAATATTGGCGGAAGCTCGGAAAGACCAAGCTCTGCTGCGGCGCATGAAAGAGCTGTCTGGTTTACCCGTCTAATCGCGGCACCGAAGCAGGTTGGAGGCGCTGGAGAATCTCCAGTGTACGGTCTCGCGTCCAAGCGCCCAAATCTTGGGATACAATAAATTTCCGGAACCCGAACCCGTGGAACCATTCCGCGCCGCGGACGAATAACGCGGGCCGCCGAAAGACGGGATGGAACAGCAAGTGCCGATCTGCACTGAACGCGGGGCGCCCAGTTGCCCACTCGAGGACGTACAGGGTTTGTTCGGCGTCGCACGTGAGTTCGGAGTCCCACCAAATGTGCGGCATCGGTTTAGACTCTACAAGTGCGCCATCGGGCGAGTAGGTGAGCCATTCGCCAAACGCAGCATCGAGCACGTGGTAGAGGCCGTTGCAGAATTCGATGGCGACGGGCTGAACGAGGGGCTGGCCGAAACGGTCGACCATGTACAGCACCGGTCCGTCGAGCTGCCAAATTTGGCTGTTGCCGCACAGCGCGGCCATCCTATCGTTGTTCTTTGTCATCGCTCGTACCCCGCACGGTAGTGGCGGTTGTTCGTGCAGGCGGCCTTGAAATCGAAGCCACCGCCCATCTCGTCCGACCAGATCAATGCCTTCTGCGGTGCAGCGGACGAACGGATCGGGAAGGTCTACAACACCAAGTTCGGCTACCTCGTGAGTCTCGACCTGAATGCGGTAAAGTCGGCCGTCAATGATTGCGGCAACAGAATGGCCCGGACAGAACGCCATGTCCCAGATGGGTCCAGGTAGCGAAATCGTCGCGTGCAGCACCCATTCCTTATCGACCATACGGGCCGAACGGCCTAAATATGGCTTGATTAGGCGCTCGATTTCCACATCCGTGACGGCCACGACGTACCGGTCGAGCGCGTCCCAGCCAAGGCCGAAGCGCCGGATTTGCCATCCCGTCCAGCCCCACGTACTGACTGGCACCACGAGCAGGTGATAACCAGGCTCTAGGTAAACCGTGCCTTCGCTGAGGAGTTTTTCTACCAAAAACCCACTCGTTGTTGACCATGGCAACAATGGGCGAAATTCGTATGGGCCAGCTTCAGGGATCCAAAGTAAAGCCTTTCGGATTCCGGGTCCCAAGGTGCCGAGATAGCGTTTTTCGATTGCTTCCCACGGAATTTCGATCAGTCGAGCGAGCTTCACCGGACCATTCTTGTTCCAGGGTGGCGGTGCCTGGATCGTGCTGACCTTGGCCGTTGGGTACAGTTCCATCCATGCCGGTTGCAATCGCCGTTCGATATGTGGCGCAGCAGGAAGGACGAGGCGAAGCGGCTTTGCTTCGGCAACTTCGACAGGGGGGAATGCGATGTGCGCCGAATTCACGCGGCCAAGTGCGTGCAACCAGGCATAGTTCGGCAGTCGTGTGCCGAGAGATAGGGCTTCCTCCTCGAAGTCCCTGCCCGGCTCTTTGCCCGGCACCATGCAGGTCCCACCCTGTGCGCATTGTCGCCAGTGCGGAAGCAGGAGGAAGGCTACCCCTTGCGGATGGTCCGGGGACCGAAACATGCGGTAGGCCCACACACCGAAAAAACGCTGGACACTGCCATAGCCGAAGTAGGCCCACGCCAGCGCAAACCCACCAATGAGGAGGTACCGTAGCCCCCGCGAGAACGATGCCGCGGTCTCGATCAGTGTGGTGCAGCCGAGGCCAGCCAGTAAAAACAACGGCAGGAAGATCGCGATAATGTAGAATTCATTTGTAATTGCGCCGAGCAAACCTACGAGGTTGATGGCAAGCAAGAGCAGGATGGCGGCCGTGCTCAGATGGGAGGGCGCACGGCGTATTGCCACTCCCAGGCCAATCAAGCAACTGCCTCGCACCAGATAATCCACGACCGCGGGAGGCCGGTCGGTCGCCCCGAGGGGAGGAAAGAAGGCAGATATGAGAAAAGAGGCGTTTGCGGCTAGTTTTTCCCCGATGCTCGCAGCCCCGACGCGTACGGGGTCGAGACCACGGAACACGTAAGAAAAGCCCTCAGGTGCGATGATGGCTGCCCAAACAGCCGGTAAACTCAGTAGCGTCGCGGCCATAGTCGCAACGCCTACGTTCCCGCGAACGCGCGGCCAGTGGTCGGGATACTGCCAGATGTACAGGGCGATCACGAGCATGGCGAAAGGTGGCATCAGGTAGAGCGCCCAATAGGCGTGCAGGCCTCCCGCCACGCCAACGATTGCCACGGCGAGATAGCGTGGACTTCCCTTACGTAGACCCTGGATCAACCCGACGAGAACCAGGGCCTGGAATAAAGGCGTCAAAAACTGGTGGTAGCCATTGCGCGTGGCCCACACATGCCACCAAGACGTTGCCACGAGCGCCGTGGTGATCCAAGCCGTTGTGGGCCCCAACAAGCTCCACGCACACCAGCCTATGGCTCCCACAGTGAGCAAACTGATCCAGAACTGGGCCCATCGCAGTGCCGCGAGGTTGTCGGGAACAAGGAGATTGACGACCGCAATCGCATACGAAAACAGGGTGTGCGCGTACCAGGCGTACGGCTCGTAGGGGAAGCCATGCTCCTTGAGGTACTGGGCGAAGTGAACGAAATTCAGCACTTCGTAAAGATATCCGGCAGGGACGGTGTCCAGATACTGCAACCGGAACCACACGGCGACAGCGAAAGCGAAGACGATCCCCGTTACTGCTTCCGGCCGGCTCAGTGCTCGACGTTCCACCGCCTGCGAGTCGCAGATGCAGGCGAGAAACACCGATACGCTGGCCAGTATCAGCGAGGCGGCGGCAGACGGGATCCATGGGGAGGCGCTCGATGCCCCAAGAACCGCTGCGCACCACAACCCCCAATACCGCCACATTCAGCACCCCTGCTCGGCTCGCTTATATTCTGCTGCATTGGGCCTCGGTTCCTCGTGCCGCCGGGGCAAGGGATGGCAGTCGCTGGAAAGTGAGAGCACCCGAGAGCCTCGCCGATGTTTCCTGGCTTGCCCGCGAAGGCGAAGGGTTGGACCCACATGGGAATCATATGCGGCCGGAAGACGCAGCCGTGATCGCGGAATGCTCGCAAGCTCAAACATTCCCGTTGCCCTCGGCATAGCCAACAATCTCTGAGCTTCGAGTTCTTTCCTTTGGCACCTTAGGGAAGGTGAAGGCGGCAGCTTCCTAGAGATCCCCGTGCGCCGAAGATTGCCAGGCCGTCACGGCGTCGGTTTGCGAAAATAGTGCTCCCGGTAAAACCGGAGTTCTTGAATAGATTCCAAAATATCGCTTGCCGCTAGGTGAGCCTTGCGTTTTTGGGGCGGAGGCGGACCACCAGGAAACCAACGCCGAACCAGCTCTTTGATCGTGCTGACATCCACGATCCGATAGTGGAGATACTGATCGAGCTCCTTCATGTAGCGCGCCAGAAAGCGGCGGTCCTGCCAAACCGAATTTCCGCATAGGGGTGCCGATCGGGGCTCGCAATAAGCGCGAACGAAGGAAAGTGTACGTTGCTCGGCTTCTTGGACCGTAATCCCCGAGGTGCGACACCGATCGAGCAACCCCGACTCCGTGTGGTGTTCTCGATTCCAACTGTCCATAGCCGCAAACACTTCATCGGGGTGATGGATTGCACAAACCGGTCCCTCCGCGACGATCTCCAGATCGGAGTCTGTAATCAACGAGGCGATTTCCAGAATTTGATCGCGGTCTGGATCCAATCCCGTCATTTCCATGTCGATCCAAACGAGCAGGTCGCGCCGCGGGTTGGTCACTGGTTGCGAGTTATCATGGCTGCCTATGGCCGACAACTCGGGTGAAGTGTCGGCATCCGTAAAGGGAAGGATGCTATTGTCGGCAGTCAGAGCGTGGGGGGTGGAAAGGGCCAATTGGAGGTTTCCGTACCACCGTCCACCTCGAACACCTTGCCAGTTACCCAACTCGAGGCGGGGGAAACCAAATAGAGTGCCGCGAGGGCGATATCTTCTACCGTGCCAAGACGGCGCATAGGCGTTAGCGCCTCCATTTTCGCTCGCAGCTCGTCGTTGAGAAACGGGACCAAGGCGCTGGTTTCCGTAGCCCCCACGGCGATGGCATTTACCCGCACTTTGGGAGCAAACTCTTGTCCGAGCACTCGCGTCATGTGGGATAGCGCCGCCTTCGCAGTGCTGTACGCCACGAAGCCCGCCAGTGGGAATCTCCCAGCCGCCGACGAGATATTGAGAACCACGCCCTCCCCTGCACGACGCAACATGTGAGGTACCGCCAGGCGGGTGAGCAGAAAAGCCGATGTTACGTTGAAGTGAAACGCCTCTTCGAACATCCGTTCGCTCGTGTACAGCGCCTCGCAAGGGGGCGTACCTCCGGCGTTGTTCACTAGGATGTCGATACGGCCGAACTCCGCCATTGTGGCCTCGACGAGCTGCTCGAGGTCAGTGCGTTGGTTGACGTCACATCGAACCGCAATCGCACTCCGGCCCATTTGCTGGATTCGAGCTGCGGTGTCCTGGATTTGTTCTTCGGTGCGGGCCGCACACGCCACGTGAGCTCCCACTTCTGCAAAGGCGAGAGCACATGCCCGCCCAATGCCCCGCCCAGCGCCAGTGACAATGGCAACTTTGCCATCGAGCCGGAAACGATCGAGCAATCCCATTTCGGTCACTCCTATGCCGGGAGACCATAAAACCGCGTGGCGTTGCCTCCCAAGATTTTTTCTTTGACTTCTAGAGGTAAATCTGTGCGGTCGCGCAGCGGCTTGGTGGATTCCGGCCACTCGCTGTCCCAGTGCGGGTAGTCACTCGCGTACATGATGAATTCAGAGCCCAATTGCTCCACTGCCAATGGAATGGCGCATTCGCCCGCCTCGCAGCTCACGTACAACTGCCCTCTGGCGATGTACTCTTTAGGCTCGTGCTTGCATTCCGGTGTGAGCCGGCCGCGCTTCTCTAAATGCTCCTCTATGCGTTCCATAAAGTAAGGAACCCAGCCGACTCCCGATTCCAGGAGGGCCACGCGGAGCTTCGGGTGGCGCTCCAGGACGCCGCCTAAAATAAGGGCTGTGGAGGCGACCATCATGTCGAAGGGGAAACTGATCACGTGAACTTTGAGGTAGTTATCGAAGCGCTCCGTGCCCAATTTAGGTAGGTGAATTCCTGGTGCCCCGTGGATTCCGAGCGGCATGTCGAGATCCTCCGCAGCCGAGTAAAACGGATCCAAGTCGGGATGATCCAGATTACGCTCTCTTAAGACCGCGGGAATCATCGTGACCACCAAACCGAGCTTTTTCGCCTCGCGCATCAAGGCAATGGAGGCGGCCACGTCCTCGATAGGTACCAATGCCGCGCCAAAGAATCGGCCATGTCCCGCACGGCAATATTCAGCCATCCAACGGTTGTAGGCTTTTGCAAATTCGGCCGCGAAGCGGAGGTCAACGAAACCAGGCAAGCCAAGAGCGGCACTCGGAAAAAATACGAGGCGGTCGATGCCGTCTTTGTCCGCGTCGGCCAGAACCCCTTCCGCTGTAAACGGGTTGGCACCGCGCTCCAGGCACATACCCTCCTCCGCGCGACAGCCCGCGCCGGGGCCTTTCGATTGGGGATACGGCCGACCCTCGATGTACAGCGCTGTATCCCCATCTCCAGGGTCGCTGAAACGGATCTTGTCCGGAAAGCGTTCCATCAGTTCTGCGATCAACTCTCGGCCCTCGATGACATGGGCGTCCGCGTCGACGACTTGCATCGCTCGTCCTCCTTCCTTGCACGCCTTAGGTGAACAGTTGTTTGCCGCAAGGCCGTGGCGGAATCAAGCAAAGCCCGGTGCATTCCCGTGGGAATGCAAAGTGGGGTGTCGCTTCCCCTCGACCTTCTTTGCTACCGTCCGCGCGTGCGTTCGTTCCGATTCTCCTGGTTCCTGCTCACTGGCCTGTGCATGGTGTGTGTGGCGGCCGGCATGCACGCAAGCTGCCGGCGTCCGGTGGCGGATCCTGCCGCTCCAGGCGGTGGGCCACTGCTGGCCGCGGCTGGTCCGGCGCTGGACCCCGCGCGCCTGTACGTACTGCTGATCAACGGCGGCGGAAACCGCGAGCAAAACTATCGTTCCCATTTTTTGCATTTGCGACATGTGGTGGAACTTTTGTCGGCTGCCGGCGTTCCTCCCTCGCACTTCACCATTTTCAGTGGAGACGGTGAAGACCCAGCGCCGGACCTAGCTGTACGTTCGCGGGGTTTTCGGCACCGAGACTTGTGGCTCGTCGAGGGCAGTTCCGGAGCTCGTTGGCTGAAGGCGCGGGTGGAGTACGAAAATTCTAACTTGCTGCAGTTTCGGCTCCTCGTGGCCCGTCGGGACGCTCTAAACTCTTGGTTCGAAGAAGCGGCAGAACGGCTTCGGCCAGGCGATACGTTGTTCGTGTTCGTGACCGACCACGGAACGAAGAACGAGCAAGACCTCGACAACAACTTCATTGTGCTTTGGGGCAATGAGGAACGATTGTCCGTCGCCGAGTTTGCTCGGTTGCTGGCCAAGTTGAATCCTGCGGTGCGGGTGGTTCTCCTGATGTCGCAATGTTTTTCCGGCGCGTTCGCGCGCCTCGCCTTGGAGACCCGCGATGCAGATAGCCGCCACCGTACGATATGTGGCTACTTCTCCTCCACGAAGGAGCGACCAGCATACGGCTGTTACCCGGAAAACGTCGGGAAGAACAACGTTGGCCATGCGTTTCATATGCTGAGAGCGTGGGCACGGGAGCGGAGTTTATTTCGAGCTCATGATGTTGTTTTGGCCACGGATGATACACCCGACGTGCCGCTACGCACGTCGGACGAGTATTTGGCTCGGTTGGTAGAGCGCCATGCGGAGGGCGCCGGTGTCGAGTTAGAACAATTTGCTGATTCGCTTTTGACCCTGGCATGGATGCACAAACAGCGATGGGAGCCTCACCTCCGAGTTCTCGATTCCATTGGCCATGCCTACGGTTTGTTCAGCGCGCGTTCCCTGGCAGAGATCTCGGAGCGCACGAAAAGCCTGGCTGATGTGGCGCAGCAACTGCGCAATGTCAGCCGCTCGTGGCGTGGCGCTTGGCACGACGCCAGCGAGGCGAACTGGCAGAGGTTTCTCAGTGCAAACAAGGAGTGGAGCCATCGCCTGGCGAAACTCGCGCCGCCGGAACTCGACGCTGAAGCGAGAAAGGCTTTAGGGGCAGAACTACTGCCGGCACTGCGCGCTTACACCGAGCAAGATCAGGAGGTTTTCGCTCGACTCCGCCTTTTGCGCAGGAACGCCCGATATGCGGCAGCGACGAGTTACCGCATGGAAGTGAGGCAGGCTGCCTTGCTTCGCATGCGCAAAATACTTCTACGCATTGCAGGCTTGCAGTACTTGCAGACGAAGGCGGACCCGGAAGAAGCGGCCGCGTTTGCCTCGCTCGTCGCATGTGAGGATCTCCGCTTGCCTGGGGGCGACCTGCCTGAGCCCGGGGTGCGCTTGGGGCCCCCCTTCCCTAGCTATGATGAGGATGTCGCCACGGCTCAGGCGGCGTTGCCCGGCTGGATGGGCATTCAGTTCCGTTCTCCGCCAGAGCATATTGTCAGAGCTGCAGGGCTCTTACCCGGAGCCGCCGCCGTAACGACCGTGTACCCAGAGTCTCCCGCAGATGCGGCCGGGCTAAGGCAAGGCGACATCCTAGTCGGGCCTCCGGGGAAGCCATTCACCGAAAAGGGGCAGGTGCGGAGCTGGATCATGATGGCGCGACCGGGTGAGCGGCTGGCACTCGAGGTTCTCCGCGGCGAGCGAAGGGAGGTTCTGCGGCTCGTCGCCGGCCGTTACCCGTTGCGCTGGCCATCGTTGCCCGGGCCACCCAAAGTGGGCAGTGTGGCTCCGGAACTCGATGTTACACCGTACCGAGGCGAGGTTCCGCGCAGCCTGGCCGGCCGAGGCGAACACCTATTGTTCTTCTGGGCCACTTGGTGTGCGGCGTGTAAAGCGTCACTCGCCGAGCTTATGGCGTTTGCGGAGACGCGCGGGGTGCAGGTCGTCGCCATTTCTGACGAGCCCCGCGAGGAGTTGGATCGGTTTTTCCAGAGTTACCAGGGAGCATTTCCAAGCGTTGTCGCCGCTGACGAGTTCCGAAAGGCTTTCGTAGCATACGGAATCAGCGGCACTCCGACGTTTGTGTTGGTAGACCCCGAGGGCCGCGTTTCTGCGGTGCACGTTGGATACGACAGCAGGCGAGGCTTGCCGTTTCCAGGTTGGTCATGGAAGCGCTGAGGCGACGCGCCGTCGAAACCGAGGGGTCGCACTGCGTTGGGGCGGCTCCGGCATCTGCGGAGCGGACCGGAGTTGTTTTGGCCATTCTCTGTGCCGTGAACGGGGCTTTCGTGCCCGCTGTGGCAAGCATTACCACGCGTGGTGCACCGCCGTTCTTGGTGACGGTGCTCACGTCGTGGTTCGCTGCGTTAGCTGCGGTGTTCGTACTCCTTTGGCGGGGCCGACTGGCCTCGCTTGTGAACCCCGGTCACGCTGGGCAATTGGTGCTGCTCGGGGGGCTGGGAACGACGGTCGCCTTTACATTGTTCTTCGCGGGTGCATCGCGTTCCAGTGCGATCGAAACGCTCCTGTGCCTGCAGATCGAACCCGTATACTCCCTCATCTTGTCCTGGCTGGTCTTGGGCGTGCGGCCGAGCCGAGAACGGGTCGTGGCTACGCTCTTGATCTTGTCGGGGTTGGGCCTTGCGCTGGGACTCCAGGGTTTCCGGTTGGGAGGCGGCACTTGGTACCTACTGGCCACGCCATTGTGCTGGCAACTGTCTCATTTAATCGTGCTGCGATGGCTGCGGGGCGTGCCGCCGGACGTGCTTGCCGCCGCTCGCTATGTTTGGGGCGGAATACTGCTCGGCCTAATCGCCGGGGCGGGCTTTGGCGAAGTCTCTGACCCATTTGTACAGTCGGCCGTTCCCTGGGCATGGGTTGCTGTGCAAGGACTTTTACTCAGCTACGGGGGAACGATGCTGTGGTACGGATCGTTGCTGCGAATTGACCTCGCCCGCGCTACGGTGCTGGTCGTGCCCACCGTTCCTTTGCTCTCCTTGGTGGCCACATTTGTTTTGGTCGGCGAGGTGCCCTCGGTGCGCCAATTGATTGGGGTTCTGGTTGCAGCCGGAGGTGTTTTCCTGTTCGCTCGTAAGGGTATTCGAGAGCCGTGAACATGGAACGCCCGGGGGTGAGGCCTCGAGGGTGCTCGTTCTCAGGCAAGGCTCACAAATACGTTTTTGATTTGCGTGTACTCGGCAAGAGCTTCCCTGCCGGCCTCTCGACCCCAACCGCTTTCCTTGAAGCCACCGAACGGAACGGTGTACGGAAGGTTGCCGTAGCTATTGATCCACACGACCCCTGCTTGGATCTGCCCCGCCACTCGGTGGGCGCGTCCGACGTTGGTTGTCCAAATGCCTGCGGCTAGCCCGTAGCGAGTGGAGTTAGCGAGCATCACGGCTTCCTCCTCCTCGGAAAACGAGCGCAAGATGAGCACCGGGCCGAATATCTCCTCCTTCCAGAGGCGAGAATCCGGTGACACACCGGTGACGATCGTAGGCGACAGAAAAAAGCCGCTGGAGAGGTCCCCTCCGGGTCGCTCGCTGCGCAGGAAGAACGTTGCACCCTCGTGTTCCGCTAACGCAACGTAGCCTTCCACTCGCTCGCGGTGTTCGGCCGAAATTAAGGGCCCAAGCAACGTCGCCGGGGCCAACGGGTCGCCTGCGGGTAGGCCGCGTACGAACGCCACCAACCTTTCGCTGAATTCTTGGAAAATGCTGGCGTGCACGAGAATCCGCGTGCCAGCGGCACATGCTTGACCGGACAGTGCGAGCCCTCCCAGCGCTGTACCAGCGACCGCGCGGTCGACCGGGGCATCCGCAAATACCAACTGGGGCGACTTTCCGCCTAGTTCGAGCGTGCT
This window harbors:
- the orn gene encoding oligoribonuclease: MALSTPHALTADNSILPFTDADTSPELSAIGSHDNSQPVTNPRRDLLVWIDMEMTGLDPDRDQILEIASLITDSDLEIVAEGPVCAIHHPDEVFAAMDSWNREHHTESGLLDRCRTSGITVQEAEQRTLSFVRAYCEPRSAPLCGNSVWQDRRFLARYMKELDQYLHYRIVDVSTIKELVRRWFPGGPPPPQKRKAHLAASDILESIQELRFYREHYFRKPTP
- a CDS encoding short-chain dehydrogenase; this encodes MGLLDRFRLDGKVAIVTGAGRGIGRACALAFAEVGAHVACAARTEEQIQDTAARIQQMGRSAIAVRCDVNQRTDLEQLVEATMAEFGRIDILVNNAGGTPPCEALYTSERMFEEAFHFNVTSAFLLTRLAVPHMLRRAGEGVVLNISSAAGRFPLAGFVAYSTAKAALSHMTRVLGQEFAPKVRVNAIAVGATETSALVPFLNDELRAKMEALTPMRRLGTVEDIALAALYLVSPASSWVTGKVFEVDGGTETSNWPFPPPTL
- a CDS encoding amidohydrolase, which codes for MQVVDADAHVIEGRELIAELMERFPDKIRFSDPGDGDTALYIEGRPYPQSKGPGAGCRAEEGMCLERGANPFTAEGVLADADKDGIDRLVFFPSAALGLPGFVDLRFAAEFAKAYNRWMAEYCRAGHGRFFGAALVPIEDVAASIALMREAKKLGLVVTMIPAVLRERNLDHPDLDPFYSAAEDLDMPLGIHGAPGIHLPKLGTERFDNYLKVHVISFPFDMMVASTALILGGVLERHPKLRVALLESGVGWVPYFMERIEEHLEKRGRLTPECKHEPKEYIARGQLYVSCEAGECAIPLAVEQLGSEFIMYASDYPHWDSEWPESTKPLRDRTDLPLEVKEKILGGNATRFYGLPA